From Triticum aestivum cultivar Chinese Spring chromosome 4A, IWGSC CS RefSeq v2.1, whole genome shotgun sequence, a single genomic window includes:
- the LOC123082061 gene encoding scarecrow-like protein 33, which translates to MAPAQEEPLGLVKPAPPPPPPSFFLDQPSITNGGSQSQQPQDDLALAYISRMLMEEDITDKFFYQHPEHPTLLQAEQPFAEILSASGIATAGAHGSSALLPSQGNNTGIMASAFLSSEVHSPPLFLNGTVTAEAPRSGVTMGDLSSMAFFKGMEEANSFLPTVNVMVDARGRKKRSGMDSETEACMGRSSKQIAVRVLAHNDSEEEETALELDLLILNGYDMYSNETMKERGGQAAHQSICRKAPCVRHSARQMVVADLETLLIRCAEAVATNDRSNAGDLLKKIKQHSLPTGDARQRLAYYFAEGLEARLAGTGRQIYHSITAANHTSTVELFKSYHLCIAACCFLKVSLNFSNKNIYNAVAGRKKLHIVHYGVNDGFQWPDLLRWLADREGGPPEVRITGIISPQPGPCPVKQAKETKRRLSYCARQFGVPFKFHAIIAKLETVHAEDLDIDPDEVLVVNNMFHFRTLMDESLTFDMENPRDLVLNTIRKMKPSMLIHAAVNGAYSSAFFMTRFRQALNNFTAQFDMMESTMMQNKDKMLLVERHIFARSVMNIIACEGPDRVERPQNYKEWHARNQRAGLRQLSLDPDIVKMLKDQVKKQYHKHFMIDEDQRWLLLGWKGRVLYALSTWVADDASGSQLE; encoded by the coding sequence ATGGCTCCCGCCCAGGAAGAGCCGTTGGGGCTCGTCAAGCctgcgccaccgccaccgcccccttccttcttcctcGACCAACCCTCGATAACCAACGGTGGCTCACAGTCACAGCAGCCGCAGGATGACCTGGCCTTGGCATACATCTCGCGCATgctcatggaggaggacatcaccgacaagttcttctaccaacaCCCTGAGCATCCGACGCTCCTGCAGGCCGAGCAGCCCTTCGCTGAGATCCTCTCAGCCTCCGGCATCGCCACAGCTGGTGCCCATGGGTCCTCCGCTTTACTTCCAAGTCAAGGCAACAACACGGGCATCATGGCTTCCGCGTTCTTGTCCAGCGAGGTACATAGTCCACCCTTGTTCTTGAACGGCACAGTCACAGCGGAGGCGCCCAGGAGCGGCGTCACCATGGGCGACCTGTCGAGCATGGCTTTCTTCAAAGGCATGGAGGAGGCCAACAGCTTCTTGCCCACAGTCAATGTGATGGTGGATGCTAGGGGGCGTAAGAAGAGGTCTGGCATGGATAGCGAGACGGAGGCGTGCATGGGCAGGAGCAGCAAGCAAATAGCGGTGCGGGTGCTGGCGCATAATGATTCGGAGGAGGAAGAGACCGCACTTGAGCTGGACCTGCTCATCCTCAACGGCTATGACATGTACTCCAatgagacgatgaaggagaggggGGGCCAGGCGGCGCATCAGAGCATTTGCAGGAAGGCGCCGTGTGTGAGGCACAGCGCGAGGCAGATGGTGGTGGCTGATCTGGAAACGCTGCTGATCCGCTGTGCGGAGGCGGTGGCTACCAATgaccggagcaacgccggcgatcTACTGAAGAAGATCAAGCAGCACTCGCTACCAACAGGAGACGCAAGGCAGCGACTGGCATATTACTTCGCCGAGGGGCTGGAGGCACGACTGGCGGGCACAGGGAGGCAAATATACCACTCGATCACCGCGGCGAATCACACCTCCACCGTGGAGCTCTTCAAAAGCTACCACCTGTGCATAGCCGCCTGCTGCTTCCTGAAGGTGTCGCTTAACTTCTCCAACAAAAACATCTACAATGCCGTGGCGGGGAGAAAGAAGCTGCACATTGTGCACTATGGTGTCAACGATGGGTTCCAGTGGCCggatttgctccggtggctagcagACAGGGAGGGTGGGCCACCGGAGGTGAGGATCACCGGCATTATTAGCCCGCAGCCTGGGCCCTGTCCGGTTAAGCAAGCCAAGGAGACAAAACGCAGGCTCAGCTACTGTGCAAGGCAGTTTGGCGTGCCATTCAAGTTCCATGCTATCATAGCCAAGTTAGAGACTGTCCACGCTGAGGACCTCGACATCGATCCAGACGAGGTGCTCGTCGTGAACAATATGTTTCATTTCAGGACATTGATGGATGAGAGCCTCACCTTTGACATGGAAAACCCAAGGGACCTGGTGCTCAACACTATCAGGAAGATGAAACCATCCATGCTCATCCACGCTGCTGTCAATGGAGCATATAGCTCGGCGTTCTTCATGACTCGTTTCCGCCAAGCGCTCAACAACTTCACAGCGCAGTTTGACATGATGGAGAGTACCATGATGCAGAACAAAGACAAGATGTTACTGGTGGAGCGGCACATTTTTGCACGCTCTGTGATGAATATCATTGCCTGTGAGGGCCCTGACCGGGTGGAGCGCCCTCAGAACTACAAGGAGTGGCATGCGCGGAACCAGCGAGCCGGACTAAGGCAGCTGTCATTAGACCCTGACATTGTTAAGATGCTCAAGGACCAAGTGAAGAAGCAGTACCACAAGCATTTCATGATTGATGAGGATCAACGGTGGCTTCTGCTCGGATGGAAAGGCCGGGTGCTCTACGCCCTCTCGACATGGGTAGCTGATGATGCTAGTGGCTCTCAACTGGAGTAG
- the LOC123083840 gene encoding scarecrow-like protein 33: MAPTPYVFPNPNLQPAPALQQPHDDLALDYISRMLMEEDIVDKFIYQYPDPAALLQAQHPFAQILTTTSSDMLTSALPIRHIQNPAFFLNDNGVADPNNSMDMISSMAFFRGMEEANRFLPRYSGAVEGSNMPHGGGGNGAEAGRSSKQMAVQVHPESKEESDMLDQFMLNSYDMCTTEARERCDEAEQQPISTKAPRGRRGARLAVVDDLETLLIRCAEAVATNDQRSACELLWRVKRHSSPTGDATQRLAHYFAEGLEARLAGRGSQLYRSLMVKCTPVVEVLKAYKLFMSACCFMKVCFLFSNKTIYNAVMGRHKLHIVHYGVNDGFQWPDLLRWLAEREGGPPKVRITSITSLWPGFRPAEQTYDTGQRLYRCAKQFGVPFEFRVIPAKAQDVRVEDLDINPDEVLVVNSLIHFRSLMDESVVIDRLNPRDMVLNTIRKMKPAVFVHAIVNASYNTTFFVTRFRQVLHNFAAHFDMMEATVPRDNDERLLVERDIIARCAMNIIACEGTDRVERPQNYREWQARNQRAGLRQLALDPDIVQFLKDIVKKQYHKHFVINEDHQWLLQGWKGRVLYAISTWVSDDASSTQVT; this comes from the coding sequence ATGGCACCCACGCCCTATGTCTTTCCCAATCCCAACCTGCAGCCTGCTCCGGCGTTGCAACAGCCGCATGATGACCTGGCCCTCGACTACATCTCGCGCATGCTCATGGAGGAGGACATCGTTGACAAGTTCATATACCAGTACCCTGACCCCGCCGCGCTGCTGCAGGCCCAGCATCCCTTCGCACAGATCCTCACCACCACCTCATCCGACATGCTCACCTCAGCCTTGCCAATCAGACATATCCAGAACCCAGCCTTCTTTTTGAATGACAATGGCGTGGCAGATCCCAACAACAGCATGGACATGATCTCGAGCATGGCATTCTTCAGAGGAATGGAGGAAGCCAACAGATTCTTGCCCAGATACAGCGGGGCGGTGGAGGGTAGTAACATGCCTCACGGCGGCGGTGGCAACGGGGCAGAAGCTGGAAGGAGCAGCAAGCAAATGGCTGTGCAGGTGCACCCTGAATCCAAGGAGGAGAgcgatatgttggaccagttcatGCTCAACAGCTACGACATGTGCACCACTGAGGCACGTGAGCGATGTGACGAGGCGGAGCAGCAGCCCATCTCCACCAAGGCGCCGCGTGGGAGGCGCGGCGCTAGGCTGGCGGTGGTGGACGACCTGGAGACACTGCTGATCCGTTGCGCGGAGGCAGTGGCCACTAACGATCAGCGCAGCGCGTGCGAGCTGCTGTGGCGGGTCAAGCGGCACTCTTCCCCAACAGGAGACGCCACACAGCGACTGGCGCATTACTTTGCTGAGGGTCTAGAGGCACGGCTGGCTGGTAGAGGGAGCCAGCTTTACCGATCGCTAATGGTGAAGTGCACCCCCGTTGTCGAGGTCCTCAAGGCCTACAAGCTCTTCATGTCCGCCTGCTGCTTCATGAAGGTGTGTTTCCTCTTCTCCAACAAGACCATCTACAATGCCGTCATGGGGAGACACAAGCTGCACATTGTGCACTATGGTGTCAATGACGGGTTCCAGTGGCCAGACTTGCTCCGGTGGCTAGCAGAAAGGGAGGGCGGCCCTCCGAAGGTGAGGATCACCAGCATTACCAGCCTCTGGCCAGGATTCCGTCCTGCCGAGCAAACTTACGATACAGGACAACGGCTCTACCGCTGCGCAAAGCAGTTTGGCGTGCCATTCGAGTTCCGCGTCATCCCAGCCAAGGCACAGGATGTCCGGGTAGAGGATCTCGACATCAATCCTGACGAGGTTCTTGTCGTGAACAGCCTAATCCATTTTAGGTCCCTGATGGACGAAAGTGTTGTCATCGACAGGCTAAACCCCAGGGACATGGTGCTAAACACTATCAGAAAGATGAAGCCAGCCGTATTCGTCCATGCCATCGTGAACGCATCATACAACACGACATTTTTCGTGACACGGTTCCGCCAAGTGCTCCACAACTTCGCAGCACACTTCGACATGATGGAAGCCACGGTGCCACGAGACAATGATGAGAGGCTGCTGGTGGAGCGGGACATCATCGCACGATGTGCCATGAACATCATCGCCTGTGAGGGGACAGACCGGGTGGAGCGCCCTCAAAACTACAGGGAGTGGCAGGCGCGGAACCAGCGAGCAGGGCTCAGACAGTTGGCACTGGACCCAGACATTGTTCAGTTTTTGAAGGACATAGTGAAGAAGCAGTACCACAAGCATTTCGTGATCAACGAGGATCACCAATGGCTTCTGCAGGGATGGAAAGGACGCGTGCTCTACGCCATCTCCACATGGGTATCTGACGATGCTAGCAGCACTCAAGTGACATAA